A section of the Falco biarmicus isolate bFalBia1 chromosome 3, bFalBia1.pri, whole genome shotgun sequence genome encodes:
- the LOC130146342 gene encoding forkhead box protein H1-like produces MPPVPPVRPRSGPGSGRGSRGRQRYRRHPKPPYSYLALIALVIRAAPGRRLKLAQIIQEIGSLFPFFGGGYQGWKDSIRHNLSSNPCFAKVLKDPAKPKAKGNYWTVDVSRIPPDALKLQNTAVARGGAAAFARDLAPFVLRGCPYPPEPPSSPPAAPQRPLSPPGPLQHRSIFSIASLLQDFPQGGGHNLGKLGTPPAAPRDPPAAGLWGSTPILHLAAPPQCGQLGASSGVPSSDPGGGGCAPPLAWGQLPTSYSTAVAPNAVAPPSGPPFLALRWGVLPPSPPVPPGPPLGSEPEGGAQAMPPNKSIFDVWLSHPGDIVHPALHG; encoded by the exons ATGCCGCCGGTGCCGCCCGTGCGGCCGCGCTCGGGGCCGGGCTCAGGGCGGGGGTCCCGGGGCCGGCAGCGGTACCGGCGGCACCCCAAGCCCCCCTACTCCTACCTGGCGCTCATTGCCCTCGTCATccgcgccgcccccggccgccgcctcaAGCTCGCCCAG ATCATCCAGGAGATCGGCAGCCTCTTCCCCTTCTTCGGGGGGGGCTACCAGGGCTGGAAGGACTCCATCCGCCACAACCTCTCCTCCAACCCCTGCTTCGCCAAG GTGCTGAAGGACCCGGCCAAGCCCAAGGCCAAGGGCAACTACTGGACGGTGGACGTGAGCCGCATCCCCCCCGACGCCCTCAAGCTGCAGAACACGGCGGtggcgcgggggggggcggccgctTTCGCGCGGGACCTGGCCCCCTTCGTCCTACGGGGCTGCCCCTacccccccgagcccccctccagcccccccgccgccccccagcgccccctcagccccccggGACCCCTCCAGCACCGCTCCATCTTCTCCATCGCGTCCCTGCTCCAGGACTTCCCGCAGGGGGGAGGGCACAACTTGGGAAAGTTGGGgacccccccggcagccccgcgggACCCCCCCGCGGCCGGTTTGTGGGGGTCGACGCCCATCCTCCACCTCGCCGCCCCCCCCCAGTGTGGGCAGTTGGGGGCCTCCAGCGGTGTCCCTAGTTCTgaccctgggggggggggctgcgctCCCCCCCTGGCCTGGGGGCAGCTGCCCACGTCCTACAGCACCGCCGTGGCCCCCAACGCCGTGGCCCCCCCGAGCGGTCCCCCCTTCCTCGCCCTGCGCTGGGGGGTGCTGCCCCCCAGTCCCCCAGTGCCCCCTGGGCCTCCTCTGGGGTCTGAGCCCGAGGGGGGGGCGCAGGCCATGCCCCCCAACAAGAGCATCTTTGATGTGTGGCTGAGCCACCCCGGGGACATCGTGCACCCCGCGTTGCATGGCTAG
- the SLC39A4 gene encoding zinc transporter ZIP4, whose translation MVTLGDAAHSVADGLALGAALASSWRAGVATGLALLCHELPHALGDLAVLVQAGLSWQRALVLGLAGALPILPGIYIGLALGTATAARTWLGALATGLLLYLALCDMVPAMVAARDRQPWVLLALQSTGLLAGWGLLLLLALYEDSILR comes from the exons ATGGTGACCCTGGGGGACGCGGCCCACAGCGTGGCGGATGGGCTGGCCCTGGGGGCTGCCTTGGCCAGCTCCTGGCGAGCTGGGGTGGCCACCGGGCTGGCCCTGCTCTGCCATGAGCTGCCCCACGCCCTGG GGGACCTGGCGGTGCTGGTGCAGGcggggctgagctggcagcgggcgctggtgctggggctggcgggggcCCTGCCCATCCTGCCGGGGATCTACATCGGGCTGGCCCTGGGCACCGCAACCGCTGCCCGCACCTGGCTGGGCGCCCTGGCCACTGGCCTCCTCCTCTACCTCGCCCTCTGTGACATG GTGCCAGCCATGGTGGCAGCACGGGACCGGCAGCCATGGGTGCTGCTGGCGCTGCAGAGcactgggctgctggcaggctgggggctgctgctgctgctggccctctACGAGGACAGCATCCTGCGCTGA
- the ZFTRAF1 gene encoding zinc finger TRAF-type-containing protein 1 — MMSGAEDREAGGGPAAPSAPSAALPGPAAAAGGPGEAGGGEEAGSLLGGARPHGEAGADPDAPPKKRLRAAGTGAGGPEGAAGSVKLEERLYSVLCCTVCLDLPKASVYQCTNGHLMCAGCFIHLLADARLKEEQATCPNCRCEISKSLCCRNLAVEKAVSELPSECGFCMQQFPRSLLERHQKEECQDRVTQCKYKRIGCPWQGPYHELTVHEAECTHPTKTGNELMEILDEMDQTRKKEMQLYNSIFSLLSFEKIGYTEVQFRPYRTDDFITRLYYETPRLTVLNQTWVLKARVNDSERNPNLSCKRTLSFQLILKSKINSPMECSFLLLEGPYDDVKIHPVIYHFVFSNENNETDYMALPIDSVECNKLLAAKNINLRLFIFQIQK, encoded by the exons atgATGTCCGGGGCGGAGGATCGCGAGGCCGGcgggggcccggccgccccctccGCCCCTTCcgcggccctgcccggccccgcggcggcggcgggcggcccgggcGAGGCGGGAGGCGGCGAGGAGGCGGGCTCGCTGCTCGGCGGGGCCCGGCCTCACGGCGAGGCGGGCGCCGACCCCGACGCGCCGCCCAAGAAGCGGCTGAgggcggcggggacgggggCGGGTGGGCCcgagggggcggcgggcagcgtGAAGCTGGAGGAGCGGCTCTACTCCGTGCTGTGCTGCACTGTCTGCCTCGACCTGCCCAAGGCCTCGGTCTACCAG TGCACCAATGGCCACCTGATGTGCGCCGGCTGCTTCATCCACCTTCTGGCAGACGCTCGACTGAAGGAGGAACAAGCCACTTGCCCAAATTGCCGCTGTGAGATCAGTAAGAGCCTGTGCTGCCGAAACCTGGCTGTGGAAAAAGCTGTCAGTGAGCTTCCCTCTGAGTGTGGCTTCTGCATGCAGCAGTTCCCCCGATCCCTCCTGGAGAGGCACCAGAAAGAGGAGTGCCAGGACAG GGTGACCCAGTGCAAATACAAGCGGATCGGGTGCCCATGGCAGGGTCCCTACCACGAGCTGACGGTGCATGAAGCCGAATGTACCCACCCCACCAAAACCGGCAACGAGCTGATGGAGATCTTAGATGAAATGGACCAAAcgaggaaaaaagaaatgcagctttatAACAGCATCTTCAGCCTGCTCAGCTTCGAGAAGATCGGCTACACAG agGTGCAGTTCCGCCCTTACCGCACCGATGACTTCATCACGCGGCTGTACTACGAGACGCCGCGCCTGACCGTCCTCAACCAGACATGGGTGCTGAAGGCACGGGTGAACGACTCAGAGCGGAACCCCAACCTCTCCTGCAAGCGCACCCTCTCCTTCCAGCTcatcctgaaaagcaaaatcaacTCCCCCATGGaatgctccttcctcctcctcgaGGGCCCCTACGACGACGTGAAGATCCACCCCGTCATCTACCACTTCGTCTTCAGCAATGAGAACAACGAGACGGATTACATGGCGCTGCCCATCGATTCGGTGGAGTGTAACAAACTGCTGGCGGCTAAAAACATCAACCTGCGgctttttatatttcaaatcCAAAAATAG
- the VPS28 gene encoding vacuolar protein sorting-associated protein 28 homolog, with the protein MFHGIAAPPGTGAPGTKPELYEEVKLYKNAREREKYDNMAELFAVVKTLQALEKAYIKDCVSPNEYTAACSRLLVQFKAALKQVQGSEVSSIDDFCRKFRLDCPLAMERIKEDRPITIKDDKGNLNRCIADIVSLFITVMDKLRLEIRAMDEIQPDLRELMETMNRMSHLPPDFEGRQKVNQWLQTLSGMSASDELDDSQVRQMLFDLESAYNAFNRFLHS; encoded by the exons ATGTTTCACGGTATCGCGGCCCCGCCCGGGACGGGAG CGCCCGGGACCAAGCCGGAGCTGTATGAG GAGGTGAAGCTCTACAAGAACGCCCGGGAGCGCGAGAA GTATGACAACATGGCCGAGCTCTTTGCGGTGGTGAAGACGCTGCAGGCGCTGGAGAAAGCCTACATCAAGGACTGTGTCTCTCCTAATGA GTACACGGCTGCCTGCTCCCGCCTCCTGGTCCAGTTCAAAGCCGCCCTCAAGCAAGTGCAGGGCTCCGAGGTCAGCTCTATCGATGACTTCTGCCGCAAGTTCCGG CTTGACTGCCCCTTGGCCATGGAGAGGATCAAGGAAGACCGGCCCATCACCATCAAGGACGACAAGGGCAACCTCAACCGCTGCATCGCCGATATAGTCTCC CTCTTCATCACGGTGATGGACAAGCTGCGCCTGGAGATCCGAGCCATGGACGAG ATCCAGCCAGACCTACGGGAGCTGATGGAGACGATGAACCGGATGAGCCACCTGCCCCCCGACTTCGAGGGGAGACAGAAAGTCAACCAGTG GCTCCAGACGCTCAGCGGGATGTCAGCATCGGACGAGCTGGATGATTCCCAGGTCCGGCAGATGTTGTTTGACCTGGAATCTGCCTACAACGCCTTCAACCGCTTCCTCCACTCCTGA
- the TMEM276 gene encoding transmembrane protein 276, which translates to MAAAGGAGRALPQALLCAVCLLCARPAPQVAGGPAAGFLLQALAAASDALEPVWPGGGPDPLPGTWVSAMLGQPLVAFGLHRLSGDRATANLLLGGAVALAPAAAQLPEEARLLAARAVTVLTAATVLILAALTANGPAALGSLLMAAAHLLPPGTGHGGHPWVLAAGNLALRRALRAASHHPPQ; encoded by the exons atggccgcggcgggcggggcgggccgggcgctgccccAGGCCCTGCTCTGCGCTGTCTGCCTGCTctgcgcccgccccgccccccag GTGGCAGGGGGCCCGGCGGCCGGGTttctgctgcaggcactggcGGCAGCGAGCGACGCGCTGGAGCCTGTCTGGCCTGGGGGGGGCCCTGACCCCCTGCCCGGCACCTGGGTCTCAGCCATGCTGGGCCAACCGCTGGTGGCCTTCGGCCTGCACCGCCTCAGCGGCGACCGGGCCACTGCCaacctgctgctggggggggccGTGGCCCTGGCCCCCGCTGCTGCGCAGCTCCCGGAGGAGGCTCGGCTACTGGCCGCCCGTGCCGTCACTGTCCTCACCGCCGCCACAGTCCTTATCCTCGCTGCCCTCACTGCCAACGGCCCCGCGgcgctgggcagcctgctcatggctgctgcccacctgctGCCACCCGGCACCGGCCATGGCGggcacccctgggtgctggcagccgGGAACCTGGCACTGCGGCGAGCCCTGCGTGCTGCCAGCCACCACCCACCGCAGTAA
- the TONSL gene encoding LOW QUALITY PROTEIN: tonsoku-like protein (The sequence of the model RefSeq protein was modified relative to this genomic sequence to represent the inferred CDS: deleted 2 bases in 2 codons; substituted 1 base at 1 genomic stop codon) codes for MNAGSAREIRQLQKAKEKAQRSGSLVEEAAVCNQLGEILASHGRYEEALEEHRQELQLLEGAGDSIGCAVAHRKIGERLAELENYEAALKHQHQHLELARSLSDDTEQQRAWATIGRTYMFMADSRTQGEEAAGLPALRKAEQAFHTSLAIVEEKLEGAVPHRELTEMRTRLYLNLGLVYDSLKEPAKCDNYIKKSIFLSEQGQLYEDLYRAYFNLGSIHLREGEHSGALRCLARARDCARRMKEKGMESECCSSTAQVLLSLGDFAAAKRSLKQAYMLGSRQPWQRDLIRSNLRYATKVVRLQEALEEAAASDPSAALALCEQLGDTFSKHGDYGRAAEYYQRQLTFAQALGRPAGELAVIHVSLATTFGDLKDHVRAVHHYQQELALHQGNALEEGKTWLNMALAMEEVGKPRAELQPCFQTALERAEVAGDPRLQRQILQHLHLLQLRDGDTEAAAGTVAQLEGLGGSSKEEEEEEEEELESSETQDESELELSESEGEEDELDGYSKSVPGRRRISKQWNRRNERGETPLHRACIEGDLRRVQLFLKQGHPLNPRDYCGWTPLHEACNHGHLEIVRLLLDWGAALDDPGGPGCEGITPLHDALSCGHFEVAELLVQRGASVTARNARGLTPLGTLEEWASTYSKELDQETRQQCWAARAPAQGGGGGTSPATALPGLAAVRRRVCRAPSPAALLATSGGAGGQXHSPLRPVKKRQRVPGLGRREGAGLESAEYEAAIRGLGSAKSLLGGGTMTACRQLAPRPALIPAEQYLEEDDWLEDDLGGSRGGRKRPRREPQEPAATSEDSTGPESDGRVPAPAQHQPRHRRSVQSRLTRLVERIPLGRSRECRPPEAAGPPLPTEGEGRGSPPCPPTALPALRVRVRVQDNVFLIPVPQSESRAVGWLAERAAERYYQTCGLLPRLTLKKEGALLAPQDLVGDVLQSNEEVLAEVQCWDLPPLAERYRRACQSLAVEPHQLLLKVMELQEQTPGLGVGGSLALRPPHLPPLLRALKLQAPLRQLWLRACGLSDDMAADLLATLATLPALTLLDLAGNRLGAQGLRQLVPQHPGTFQSLEELDLSLNPLGDASCQPLALLLRRCPALTTLRLQACGFTDSFALDGAARLQTLSLSCNALGAAGLERLLGGLACHSLGRLELGSVTRPGLRPLTGALGRYLAQEGCALSHLTLSGNWLGDSDILEVARCLPTCLALASLDFSANPRISATGLRTLLSALEERSQGLEFLSLAGCSVEGPLDDTTWARAASQIRDLRLCSQHVRRSDQRDAGKAWHGPAGTALGTVMRHRKLFCKSS; via the exons ATGAACGCGGGGAGCGCGCGGGAGATTCGCC agctgcagaaggcGAAGGAGAAGGCCCAGCGCAGCGGGAGCCTGGTGGAAGAGGCTGCGGTCTGTAACCAGCTGGGGGAGATCCTGGCCAGCCATG GACGCTACGAGGAGGCTCTGGAGGAACATcggcaggagctgcagctgctggagggggccGGGGACAGCATCGGCTGCGCTGTGGCCCACCGCAAGATCGGCGAGCGCCTGGCGGAGCTGGAGAACTACGAGGCTGCGCTGAAG caccaACACCAGCATCTGGAGCTGGCCAGGTCCCTGTCAGATGACACGGAGCAACAACGAGCCTGGGCCACCATTGGCCGGACGTACATGTTCATGGCAGACAGCCGCACgcagggggaggaggcagcGGGGCTGCCGGCGCTGCGCAAGGCTGAACAGGCTTTCCACACCAGCCTGGCCATTGTGGAGGAGAAACTGGAAG GAGCTGTGCCGCACCGGGAGCTGACGGAGATGAGGACCCGGCTGTACCTCAACTTGGGTTTGGTCTACGACAGCTTGAAGGAACCAGCCAAGTGTGACAACTACATcaaaaaaagcatcttcctCTCCGA gcaggggcagcttTATGAAGATCTCTACCGTGCTTACTTCAACCTGGGGAGCATCCACCTGCGGGAGGGTGAGCACTCCGGGGCCCTGCGCTGCCTGGCCCGGGCACGCGACTGCGCCCGCAGGATGAAGGAGAAGGGGATGGAGAGcgagtgctgcagcagcacagcccag GTCCTGCTGAGTTTGGGTGACTTTGCGGCCGCCAAGCGCTCACTGAAGCAAGCCTACATGCTGGGCTCgcggcagccctggcagcgAGACCTCATCCGATCCAACCTCCGTTATG CCACCAAGGTGGTGCGGCTGCAGGAGGCTCTGGAGGAGGCAGCGGCTAGTGACccatcagcagccctggccctCTGCGAGCAGCTTGGGGACACCTTCTCCAAGCACGGGGACTACGGCCGGGCTGCAGAGTACTACCAGAGGCAG CTGACCTTTGCCCAGGCGCTGGGGAGGCCAGCGGGGGAGCTGGCCGTCATCCATGTCTCACTGGCCACCACCTTTGGAGACCTGAAGGACCATGTGCGAGCTGTCCACCATTaccagcaggagctggcccTGCACCAGGGCAATGCACTGGAG GAGGGGAAAACATGGCTGAACATGGCACTGGCCATGGAGGAGGTGGGCAAGCCCCGTGCcgagctgcagccctgcttccaAACAGCCCTGGAGCGAGCGGAGGTGGCCGGAGATCCCCGGCTGCAG aGGCAGATCTTGCAGCATCTCCACTTGCTGCAGCTGCGGGATGGTGACACCGAGGCTGCCGCTGGCACCGTGGCCcagctggaggggctggggggctccagcaaggaggaggaggaggaggaagaggaagaactggAGAGTAGTGAGACTCAGGACGAGAGTGAGCTGGAGCTGTCGGAGAGCG AGGGGGAGGAAGATGAACTTGACGGCTACAGCAAGAGCGTCCCCGGGCGCCGGCGGATCAGCAAG CAGTGGAACCGGCGGAACGAGCggggtgagacccccctgcaccGCGCCTGCATTGAGGGTGACCTGCGCCGCGTCCAGCTCTTCCTCAAGCAG GGGCACCCCCTGAACCCCCGCGATTACTGCGGCTGGACTCCGCTGCACGAAGCCTGCAACCATGGGCACCTGG AGATCGTTCGGCTGCTGCTGGATTGGGGGGCGGCGCTGGATGACCCTGGGGGGCCAGGCTGCGAGGGCATCACCCCCCTGCATGATGCCCTGAGCTGTGGCCATTTTGAGGTGGCCGAGCTGCTGGTACAGCGGGGAGCGTCGGTGACGGCGAGGAACGCCAGG GGCCTGACACCGCTGGGTACGCTGGAGGAGTGGGCGAGCACCTACAGCAAGGAACTGGACCAGGAGACGCGGCAGCAGTGCTGGGCGGCCCGAGCgcctgctcagggaggtggCGGCGGGACGAG ccccgccACAGCTCTCCCAGGACTCGCCGCTGTTCGACGCCGAGTGTGCCGAGCCCCGAGCCCTGCAGCCTTGCTCGCCACCAGTGGCGGAGCCGGGGGACAGTGACAT TCGCCGCTGAGGCCGGTGAAGAAGCGGCAGCGGGTGCCGGGGCTCGGCAGGCGGGAGGGAGCGGGTCTGGAGTCGGCCGAGTACGAAGCCGCCATCCGGGGCCTCGGCAGCGCCAAGTCCCTTCTGGGTGGCGGCACCATGACAGCGTGCCGGCAGCTGGCACCACGGCCGGCCCTCATCCCAGCCGAGCAGTACCTGGAGGAGGATGACTGGTTGGAAGATGACCTaggggggtcccgggggggcCGTAAGCGGCCCCGCCGGGAACCCCAGGAGCCGGCAGCCACTTCAGAGGACAGCACGGGGCCAGAGAGCGATGGCAGGGTCCCTGCTCCggcccagcaccagccccgGCACCGCCGGAGCGTGCAGAGCCGCCTCACCCGCCTGGTGGAGAGGATCCCACTGGGGCGCTCCCGGGAATGCCGACCCCCCGAGGCAGCCGGGCCCCCTCTCCCCACcgagggtgagggcagggggagccccCCATGCCCacccactgccctgcctgccctccggGTCCGCGTCCGGGTCCAGGACAATGTCTTCCTCATCCCAGTGCCACAGAG CGAGAGCCGTGCCGTGGGCTGGCTGGCGGAGCGGGCAGCCGAGCGGTACTACCAAACCTGTGGGCTGCTGCCGCGGCTCACCCTCAAGAAAGAGGGGGCTCTCCTGGCCCCCCAGGACCTGGTTGGGGACGTCCTGCAGAGCAACGAGGAG GTGCTGGCAGAGGTGCAGTGCTGGGACCTGCCGCCCTTGGCCGAGCGG TACCGCAGGGCCTGCCAGAGCTTGGCCGTGG AGCCGCACCAGCTGTTGCTGAAGGTgatggagctgcaggagcagaccccggggctgggggttgggggtAGCCTGGCCCTGCgtcccccccacctccccccgcTGCTGCGGGCCCTCAAGCTGCAGGCACCTCTGCGGCAGCTCTGGCTGCGTGCCTGCGGGCTGTCGGATGACATGGCCGCCGATCTGCTGGCCACGCTGGCCACCCTGCCCGCCCTCACCCTCCTCGACCTGGCTGGGAACCGTCTGGGCGCCCAGGGGCTGCGGCAGCTCGTGCCCCAGCACCCCGGCACCTTCCAG AGCCTGGAGGAGCTGGACCTGAGCCTGAACCCTCTGGGCGatgccagctgccagccactggccctgctgctgcggCGCTGCCCGGCGCTCACCACGCTGCGGCTGCAGGCCTGCGGCTTCACCGACAGCTTCGCCCTGGACG GAGCTGCGCGGCTGCAGACGCTGTCCCTGTCCTGCAATGCCCTGGGCGCAGCGGGGCTGGAGCGGCTCCTCGGTGGCCTGGCGTGCCACAGCCTCGGCCGGCTGGAGCTGGGCTCTGTTACCAGGCCGGGGCTGCGGCCCCTCACCGGGGCCCTCGGCAGGTACCTGGCACAG GAGGGCTGCGCTCTGAGCCACCTAACACTCTCCGGGAACTGGCTGGGTGACAGTGACATCCTGGAGGTGGCCAG GTGCCTCCCCACTTGCCTGGCACTGGCTTCCCTGGATTTCTCAGCCAATCCCAGGATCAGCGCCACGGGGCTGCGGACACTGCTCTCTGCCCTGGAAGAGAGGAGCCAGGGGCTGGAGTTCCTCAGTCTGGCAG gctgctCCGTGGAGGGGCCGTTGGATGACACGACCTGGGCCAGAGCTGCCAGCCAGATCCGAGATCTCCGGCTCTGCAGTCAGCATGTCAGACGGAGTGACCAGCGTGATGCTGGCAAAGCATGGCACGGTCCTGCCGGCACAGCACTCGGCACCGTCATGCGGCACCGTAAGCTCTTCTGTAAGAGCAGCTAA